Proteins encoded by one window of Polyangiaceae bacterium:
- a CDS encoding TetR/AcrR family transcriptional regulator: MGKRDSEGTFEAILSGARKVLARDGHDGFSLRKVADECGLRLGSVQYYFPSKDALFDACLREQDDWVNSLISSGQQAVRDGESVRSVMTRATLFSFHGVRQQRSVTRLRVDHVNRNEDRLMLPELRRTAIWLAEQGIPRDQGGLIVHTLVVAVVRYASWDATTLMAATLTETESAAIAAVETHLTALVAALIPEPPT; this comes from the coding sequence GTGGGCAAGCGGGACTCCGAGGGCACCTTCGAAGCGATCCTGAGTGGCGCGCGCAAGGTGCTCGCGCGAGATGGTCACGACGGCTTCTCCCTGCGCAAGGTCGCGGACGAATGTGGCCTGCGCCTCGGCAGCGTGCAGTACTACTTTCCCTCCAAGGACGCGCTCTTCGACGCTTGCCTGCGCGAGCAAGATGACTGGGTGAACTCGCTCATCAGCTCAGGACAGCAAGCGGTGCGCGACGGCGAGTCCGTACGCTCCGTGATGACCCGGGCGACGCTCTTCTCGTTCCACGGCGTGCGTCAACAACGCAGCGTGACTCGCTTGCGCGTGGACCACGTGAACCGCAACGAAGATCGCCTGATGTTACCGGAGCTGCGGCGGACCGCCATCTGGCTCGCAGAACAAGGGATCCCCAGGGATCAAGGCGGGCTCATCGTGCACACGTTGGTCGTCGCGGTCGTCCGCTATGCGTCCTGGGACGCCACGACGCTGATGGCCGCGACCCTCACGGAAACCGAGAGCGCGGCCATCGCTGCTGTGGAGACGCACCTGACCGCTCTCGTCGCGGCGCTGATCCCAGAGCCGCCGACGTAG
- a CDS encoding DUF4262 domain-containing protein, which translates to MRFAAPKSSRDEASAQVAHHIQTRGQHVHLVHPTSVPGWGHTIGLSGEFGYELILAGAAYHTTDELMHVLNSVAAQLRGGTTDRFRVDGLGNFTLGACDASWSEHLLGRAAAHYGSSKISAQQLVPDREHWTVDTPSLSQRFTPESAPAWRWLAEPWNLAIPETAHVATTLEILQGAHATHIARFEADAWEAFGDEPPADDDVRVVPISVMLAADKRMQALLSLELGGELDLLGVK; encoded by the coding sequence GTGAGGTTCGCTGCGCCCAAATCAAGTCGCGACGAGGCATCGGCGCAGGTGGCGCACCACATCCAAACGCGCGGCCAGCACGTCCACTTGGTCCACCCGACCAGCGTGCCCGGCTGGGGACACACCATCGGGCTCAGTGGGGAGTTTGGCTACGAGCTGATTCTGGCCGGCGCTGCCTACCACACCACCGATGAACTGATGCATGTGCTGAACAGCGTCGCCGCACAGCTGCGTGGAGGAACCACTGATAGGTTCCGCGTCGATGGCCTCGGCAACTTCACGCTGGGTGCGTGCGACGCCTCTTGGAGCGAGCACCTGCTCGGGCGCGCCGCAGCGCACTACGGTTCTAGCAAGATATCCGCGCAGCAATTAGTGCCTGACAGAGAGCACTGGACCGTGGACACGCCGAGCCTGAGTCAGCGTTTCACGCCCGAATCCGCGCCCGCCTGGCGCTGGCTCGCTGAACCTTGGAACCTAGCTATCCCTGAAACGGCGCACGTCGCGACGACGCTCGAGATCTTACAGGGCGCCCACGCGACCCACATCGCGCGCTTCGAAGCAGACGCTTGGGAGGCCTTCGGTGACGAGCCACCGGCGGACGACGACGTGCGGGTTGTGCCGATTTCAGTGATGCTCGCGGCAGACAAGCGCATGCAGGCGCTCTTGAGCCTCGAATTGGGTGGTGAGCTGGATTTGCTGGGCGTGAAGTAG
- a CDS encoding mechanosensitive ion channel yields MLTRTQLIWTCLVIAMLGASAGAAVAQEKAQPDPIPTVSAPPAVVVAAPPTAAESNSVTPPQVEVEAAPVAELMDDTGTRLQAVFRRIDRFAGVQADATDGVVRLRGEVKSTEDAKAAEQLAKSFSGVIYVDNGLTTPIAVSDRLEPVGERAERWMAGVIARLPLMMIALLALIGAWALGRYVSQSPRLLNRVVRKPLLRDIARRVTRMTFTLIGVLIALEILDATAVLGTLVGAAGVLSLVVGFAFRDIAENYLASLLLIGRRPFDVGDAIEIDGQIGKVMRLTMRETVLMTFDGNHLSLPNSMVFKAKVLNFTRNPRRRFEFVVGAGVDADLLEAQQLGVQTLLEAPGVIPDPKPFAQIEELGDSNVAIRFFGWVDQRVTDFAKARGEAIRRVKTALDDAGVDMPEPTYRLKVQERPAAKPSARVEASEVDVAPDDTIDREIAVHQAAETNLIEGPRARPTAAQQASLN; encoded by the coding sequence ATGCTTACCCGCACTCAGTTGATTTGGACTTGCCTCGTCATCGCCATGCTTGGGGCCAGCGCGGGAGCCGCAGTGGCTCAAGAGAAGGCACAGCCTGACCCGATCCCGACGGTCTCTGCGCCGCCTGCAGTCGTCGTCGCGGCTCCCCCCACCGCAGCCGAGAGCAACTCTGTAACGCCACCCCAGGTGGAGGTAGAAGCGGCGCCGGTGGCGGAGCTGATGGACGACACCGGCACGCGGTTGCAGGCTGTGTTCAGGCGCATCGACCGCTTCGCGGGAGTGCAGGCAGATGCCACGGATGGCGTCGTTCGTCTCCGCGGGGAAGTTAAATCCACGGAGGACGCCAAGGCCGCCGAGCAGCTCGCCAAGAGCTTCAGTGGCGTCATCTACGTAGACAATGGGCTAACGACGCCCATCGCCGTCTCCGACCGCCTCGAGCCAGTCGGAGAGCGCGCCGAGCGCTGGATGGCCGGGGTGATCGCGCGGCTCCCCTTGATGATGATCGCGCTCTTGGCCCTGATCGGCGCGTGGGCCTTGGGGCGCTACGTGAGCCAGAGTCCGCGCCTGTTGAATCGAGTCGTGCGGAAGCCGCTGCTGCGAGACATCGCCCGCCGAGTCACTCGCATGACGTTCACGCTGATCGGCGTGCTGATCGCGCTAGAGATCCTGGACGCAACCGCAGTGCTTGGCACGCTGGTGGGAGCGGCGGGCGTGCTCAGTTTGGTGGTTGGATTCGCGTTTCGCGACATCGCGGAGAACTACCTGGCGTCCCTGCTGTTGATCGGTCGACGTCCCTTCGACGTCGGTGATGCGATCGAGATTGATGGTCAGATCGGCAAGGTGATGCGCCTCACCATGCGGGAAACCGTATTGATGACGTTTGACGGAAATCACCTGAGCTTGCCGAACTCGATGGTCTTCAAGGCGAAGGTGCTCAACTTCACTCGCAACCCACGGCGTCGCTTCGAGTTCGTGGTGGGCGCAGGAGTCGACGCCGATCTTCTGGAGGCCCAGCAGCTCGGCGTGCAGACGCTCCTCGAGGCGCCTGGGGTCATCCCCGACCCCAAGCCGTTCGCCCAGATCGAAGAGCTGGGAGATTCCAACGTGGCGATCCGCTTCTTCGGCTGGGTCGATCAACGAGTCACCGATTTCGCGAAGGCGCGCGGCGAAGCGATCCGCCGAGTCAAGACGGCCTTGGACGACGCGGGCGTCGACATGCCCGAACCGACTTATCGCCTGAAGGTTCAGGAGCGTCCCGCTGCCAAGCCAAGCGCTCGGGTCGAGGCGAGTGAAGTCGATGTCGCTCCGGACGACACCATCGATCGCGAAATCGCGGTCCACCAAGCCGCGGAGACGAACCTCATCGAGGGCCCCCGGGCGCGTCCGACCGCAGCCCAGCAGGCGAGCTTGAACTGA
- a CDS encoding AgmX/PglI C-terminal domain-containing protein yields the protein MLGELAPYGLESGRAPKVPGPSGGSPRPGSRETAAERVARLRAPLRNCYNNSLQTDPSLSGRVVFRMEIDSTGRVTSVAVDEEQTSESLRKSPLTTCLLNVIRSVNTGRTGQTAPLVLSLPIEIRAAEPEASSAP from the coding sequence GTGCTTGGCGAGCTAGCGCCCTACGGCCTCGAGTCTGGGCGGGCGCCGAAGGTTCCTGGTCCGAGCGGTGGCTCGCCGCGCCCAGGGTCGCGCGAGACCGCAGCAGAGCGTGTCGCGCGATTGCGAGCGCCGCTTCGCAACTGCTACAACAACTCGCTTCAGACGGATCCTAGTCTGTCCGGCAGAGTCGTGTTTCGCATGGAGATCGACTCGACGGGGCGCGTGACCTCAGTTGCCGTCGACGAAGAGCAAACGTCTGAGTCGCTGCGCAAGTCCCCGCTCACAACATGTTTGCTCAACGTCATTCGTAGCGTCAACACCGGACGTACGGGGCAGACGGCGCCGCTGGTCTTGTCGCTTCCAATCGAGATTCGCGCCGCAGAGCCGGAAGCGAGCAGCGCTCCGTGA
- a CDS encoding DUF1328 domain-containing protein, with protein sequence MLGWTLTFFLIALVAAFFGFFGIAGAAAGIAKILFVGFLILAVISLFTGLGRRTV encoded by the coding sequence ATGCTAGGTTGGACATTGACCTTCTTTTTGATCGCACTCGTCGCCGCGTTCTTCGGCTTTTTCGGCATCGCTGGTGCCGCCGCAGGTATCGCCAAGATCCTCTTCGTCGGCTTCCTGATCCTCGCGGTAATCAGCCTGTTCACCGGCCTCGGTCGACGAACGGTTTAG
- a CDS encoding CAP domain-containing protein, translating to MQARWESPHWPHSPEETRSNVGGYDVLGENLSYCGGTGCADDPGITDGSGKGDGEGWWEERNDYNWADDSSNGVTSHYTQMVSSNVYAIGCATQRCDAPGPFGWDGEWWWTICQYGPRGQGYWARSPTTRAPAAWSSRPHRSTISTPVCAAPDSVPVFEHGVAA from the coding sequence CTGCAGGCTCGCTGGGAATCTCCGCACTGGCCTCATTCCCCCGAGGAAACACGATCAAACGTCGGCGGCTACGACGTACTAGGAGAGAACCTCTCCTATTGCGGAGGCACCGGCTGCGCGGATGACCCGGGCATCACCGACGGAAGCGGCAAGGGCGACGGCGAAGGTTGGTGGGAAGAGCGCAACGACTACAACTGGGCTGACGACAGTAGCAACGGCGTCACCTCTCACTACACCCAAATGGTCTCGTCCAATGTGTACGCGATTGGCTGCGCGACTCAGCGCTGCGACGCGCCCGGCCCGTTTGGCTGGGACGGCGAGTGGTGGTGGACGATTTGCCAGTACGGTCCCCGCGGCCAAGGCTACTGGGCACGAAGCCCTACGACGCGGGCTCCGGCGGCTTGGTCGAGCCGCCCGCATCGGTCTACGATCAGCACCCCGGTTTGTGCGGCCCCTGACTCGGTCCCAGTCTTCGAGCATGGCGTCGCAGCGTAG
- a CDS encoding DUF4303 domain-containing protein, with protein sequence MPQPPWPAWLDPPPSFSREELYVTLRYATRAAWHAILREHELETFYVFGLLLSEDELTLSAVAASKQGLRKLPSATPVSQDSSEEVMHRQRWLDGEWPYQESEAFAEVNRCLEELRQGFDRHLDARQSSSEFDRRWDSEWAPLMVELRTLYGEVLRDLDAHGGFVMQPSRVMLGVFSSDVELTKRSIKRLNPAHQAERVFRDMKRGRQLRRRLG encoded by the coding sequence ATGCCCCAGCCACCTTGGCCCGCCTGGCTCGACCCCCCACCGAGCTTCAGCCGGGAAGAGCTCTACGTCACGTTGCGCTACGCAACGCGCGCTGCTTGGCATGCGATCCTTCGGGAGCACGAGCTCGAGACGTTCTACGTGTTTGGGCTACTGCTCTCGGAGGACGAGCTCACGCTGAGCGCCGTTGCCGCAAGCAAGCAAGGGCTACGCAAATTGCCGAGCGCGACCCCTGTCAGTCAAGACTCTTCCGAAGAGGTGATGCATCGCCAACGCTGGCTCGACGGGGAGTGGCCGTACCAGGAGAGCGAAGCTTTTGCTGAGGTCAACCGTTGCCTCGAGGAACTACGTCAGGGTTTCGACCGACACCTGGACGCCAGGCAAAGCAGCTCGGAGTTCGATCGCCGCTGGGACAGCGAGTGGGCGCCCTTGATGGTTGAACTGCGCACACTCTACGGCGAGGTGCTGCGCGATCTGGACGCCCACGGCGGCTTCGTGATGCAGCCTTCGCGGGTGATGCTCGGCGTGTTCAGCAGCGACGTCGAGCTCACCAAGCGCTCCATCAAGCGCCTGAACCCCGCGCATCAAGCCGAGCGCGTCTTCCGCGACATGAAGCGAGGCAGGCAGCTCAGGCGACGGCTCGGGTGA
- a CDS encoding cyclic nucleotide-binding domain-containing protein, whose product MQTKKLNRGKELERVYADGELIVREGDVSREMFVIQAGQVVISKKVGERELELAVLGKGDFFGEMSVLESLPRDANARAMGETRLLVISAGGLLVRMRRDPTFAFEMLHRLSGRVRTLNARLVKLLEAESGHRAGVMLYSPDEGEAPPSVKPRGKIDGKAPEGGA is encoded by the coding sequence ATGCAGACGAAGAAGCTGAATCGGGGCAAAGAGCTGGAGCGCGTGTACGCCGACGGCGAGCTCATCGTGCGTGAAGGCGACGTGAGCCGGGAGATGTTCGTCATTCAGGCGGGCCAGGTGGTCATCAGCAAGAAGGTGGGCGAGCGTGAGCTGGAGCTTGCCGTGCTGGGCAAGGGTGACTTCTTTGGCGAGATGAGCGTGCTCGAGTCGTTGCCTCGGGACGCCAACGCGCGCGCGATGGGGGAGACGCGGCTGCTTGTCATCAGCGCTGGTGGCCTCCTGGTGCGCATGCGTCGTGACCCGACGTTTGCCTTCGAGATGCTGCACCGCTTGAGCGGTCGCGTGCGCACGCTGAATGCGCGCCTGGTCAAGCTGCTCGAGGCCGAGAGCGGGCACCGCGCTGGTGTGATGCTCTACAGCCCAGACGAGGGTGAGGCGCCGCCGAGCGTAAAGCCGCGTGGAAAAATTGATGGCAAGGCGCCGGAGGGCGGCGCTTGA
- a CDS encoding UDP-2,3-diacylglucosamine diphosphatase: protein MIIECNDPRLLVISDLHIGNPFSQANTHLADFLKFAKRERYSLCINGDGFEILQSSFANLAGDSIEVLNQIRGLIEDGLNVYYVVGNHDIVLEHFLESWAAIQICPFLNLKSGGQRVRIEHGHLYDPFFVKHPDLYEFATKAAGPLLHIYPDVYYLWSYYQRLKDKYRTTPEGEQESVYHEAAEMLLRRGFDCVIFGHTHKAERIDLEGGLYVNSGNWMRGNSYVEIIDGQIELRRWSELAA, encoded by the coding sequence TTGATCATCGAGTGCAACGACCCGCGCCTCTTGGTGATTTCGGACCTGCACATCGGCAATCCGTTTTCTCAAGCCAACACGCACCTGGCGGATTTTCTCAAGTTCGCCAAGCGCGAGCGCTACAGCCTGTGCATCAATGGCGACGGCTTCGAGATTCTACAGTCGAGCTTCGCGAACCTCGCAGGTGACTCGATTGAGGTGCTGAATCAGATCCGCGGCCTGATCGAAGACGGGCTGAACGTGTACTACGTCGTTGGGAATCACGACATCGTGCTCGAGCACTTCCTCGAGAGCTGGGCCGCGATTCAGATCTGTCCGTTCCTGAACTTGAAATCAGGCGGGCAGCGCGTGCGCATCGAGCACGGTCACCTGTACGATCCGTTCTTCGTCAAGCACCCGGACCTGTACGAGTTTGCGACCAAGGCTGCAGGGCCGCTGCTGCACATCTACCCGGACGTCTACTACCTCTGGTCTTACTACCAGCGGCTCAAGGACAAGTACCGTACGACGCCCGAGGGAGAGCAAGAGAGCGTGTACCACGAGGCCGCAGAGATGCTCCTGCGCCGGGGCTTCGACTGCGTGATCTTCGGGCACACCCACAAGGCAGAGCGCATCGATCTCGAAGGTGGCCTGTACGTCAACTCGGGAAACTGGATGCGCGGCAATTCCTATGTGGAAATTATTGACGGTCAGATCGAGCTGCGGCGTTGGTCAGAGCTCGCCGCCTGA
- a CDS encoding class I SAM-dependent methyltransferase, producing the protein MAAPQRTSQDRARDAARHPRETLEFFEVLPSSRVLELEAGDGYYTRLLGEYLEPAEGRQRLTVLAPFIAPEVFSVPLETGPLLDRWLDLQELSQSFEPPLELLPGLPLESWSTPRFDVVLGIRVAHTYRARSEERAMYRAVHSALLPQGVFGVIAHRAPSDRLTSGYLAESSVIEAVSAAGFALDARSEINGNPKDTRDYPSGVWSLPPVSKDGPAYASVGESDRMTLRFRRVD; encoded by the coding sequence TTGGCCGCGCCCCAGCGTACGAGCCAAGATCGCGCGCGAGACGCAGCACGGCATCCTCGCGAGACGTTGGAGTTCTTCGAGGTTTTGCCCAGCTCGCGCGTCTTGGAGCTCGAAGCCGGAGACGGTTACTACACGCGCTTGCTGGGTGAGTACCTCGAGCCAGCGGAAGGGCGCCAGAGACTGACGGTGCTTGCGCCGTTCATCGCGCCCGAGGTGTTCAGCGTACCGCTTGAGACTGGCCCGCTCCTCGATCGCTGGCTCGATTTGCAGGAGCTCAGTCAGAGCTTCGAGCCGCCGCTGGAGCTGCTACCGGGGTTACCGCTCGAGAGCTGGAGCACGCCGCGCTTCGACGTCGTGCTAGGCATTCGCGTCGCGCACACCTACCGGGCCCGTAGCGAGGAGCGAGCGATGTACCGTGCGGTGCATTCGGCGCTGCTTCCCCAAGGGGTGTTTGGTGTGATCGCCCATCGCGCTCCCAGCGATCGACTCACCTCAGGTTACCTCGCGGAATCAAGCGTGATCGAAGCCGTCAGCGCGGCGGGCTTCGCGCTAGACGCTCGCTCCGAGATCAACGGCAACCCCAAGGACACCCGGGACTACCCGAGCGGTGTCTGGTCGCTGCCTCCGGTGTCGAAGGACGGACCCGCCTACGCCAGTGTTGGTGAAAGCGATCGCATGACGCTGCGCTTTCGCCGGGTCGACTGA
- a CDS encoding saccharopine dehydrogenase NADP-binding domain-containing protein, translated as MSERRFEISVLGATGFTGRLTAEYLAGAASGLQRRGGAPLRWAIAGRNPKRLAAVQRTCEALGSKPEVVLCSVDEPQSLQELARQSGVIATTVGPFIRYGFPVAQACAEEGAHYLDITGEPDFVKRLMRELDQPARERGVKLVSCCGFDSIPHDFGAWYCVRQLTADAPIRMYAVVEGNGEFSGGTWHSAVGAMSDLGKRRGGKSAKSRTDNPTGRRVGKLPSVPRYDSVTRGWIAPLPTIDPTIVLRTAASMNAFGPDFRYGHFMRVGSSGKLLLGGVGVGAALALSKVSVTRDLLLNFKRPGEGPSRERRARSWFRVTFVAESEGGARALSEVSGGDPGYDETSKMLGESALCLARDAEALAAWDSQFAVGPSASTPSRSNNAGVRTPVQALGAPLLERLQRAGMCFRQLD; from the coding sequence ATGTCGGAACGTCGATTCGAGATCAGCGTGCTAGGGGCTACAGGATTCACTGGCCGGCTCACCGCGGAGTACCTCGCGGGGGCGGCGAGCGGCCTGCAACGGCGTGGAGGTGCCCCCTTACGCTGGGCCATCGCAGGGCGGAATCCGAAGCGCCTCGCCGCGGTGCAACGGACATGTGAAGCGCTTGGCTCGAAGCCGGAGGTCGTGCTCTGCAGCGTGGACGAACCGCAGAGCTTGCAGGAGCTAGCGCGCCAGAGCGGAGTCATCGCCACGACCGTTGGCCCTTTCATCCGCTACGGCTTTCCCGTCGCGCAGGCGTGTGCGGAAGAGGGCGCACACTACCTGGACATCACCGGCGAGCCAGACTTCGTCAAGCGACTGATGCGCGAGCTGGATCAGCCAGCGCGAGAGCGCGGGGTCAAGCTCGTGAGCTGCTGCGGCTTCGACTCAATACCTCATGATTTTGGCGCGTGGTATTGCGTACGCCAGCTCACTGCGGACGCGCCAATTCGCATGTATGCGGTGGTCGAAGGCAACGGCGAGTTCTCCGGAGGCACCTGGCACTCCGCGGTCGGTGCAATGAGCGATCTGGGCAAACGGCGCGGCGGCAAGTCAGCAAAAAGCCGCACGGATAATCCGACGGGGCGTCGAGTGGGGAAGCTCCCGAGCGTGCCGCGCTATGACTCGGTGACGCGAGGCTGGATCGCTCCCCTGCCCACCATCGACCCAACCATCGTCCTGCGCACAGCCGCTTCGATGAACGCCTTCGGTCCCGACTTTCGCTACGGACACTTCATGCGAGTTGGCTCGAGCGGCAAGCTGCTGCTTGGCGGCGTCGGAGTGGGTGCAGCGCTCGCGCTGTCCAAGGTCTCGGTCACTCGAGACCTGCTGCTGAACTTCAAGCGACCCGGGGAGGGCCCAAGCCGTGAACGCAGGGCGCGGTCGTGGTTCCGCGTGACCTTCGTCGCAGAGTCGGAAGGCGGAGCAAGGGCCTTGAGCGAAGTCAGCGGAGGAGACCCTGGGTACGACGAAACCTCCAAAATGCTCGGTGAATCGGCGCTCTGTTTGGCTCGCGACGCTGAGGCGCTCGCCGCTTGGGACAGTCAGTTCGCTGTCGGCCCCTCCGCCAGCACCCCGTCTAGATCGAACAACGCGGGCGTGCGTACTCCGGTGCAGGCGCTGGGAGCGCCGCTCCTAGAGCGGCTCCAGCGCGCCGGCATGTGCTTTCGGCAACTGGACTAG
- a CDS encoding serine/threonine protein kinase — translation MALSAGDIIDDKYRIVRLLGEGGMGAVYEAENTRIARRVAIKVLLGDAAERPDVVQRFEREAQAAGRIGSDHILEILDFGNLPNGDRFMVMEMLDGEELSARIKRQVLTPEQTVPLFLQLLDGLEAAHNAGIVHRDLKPDNIFILKEKAGNKDFVKIIDFGISKFNQLNDSEHSKTKTGMLMGTPYYLSPEQARGAARSDPRSDIYSCGVILYQCVTGVVPFDAETLNELLFAIVLSPPRNIDEVAPHLDAGFRAIIQRSMARELHERFQSAKEFRDALEAWGQGRGFVAAPMQTAPADMSGPVAAVGMMTPQTPNLPMDTRASWSQSQDMGQVPKKSNAGLFIGLGAAAFLLLGGLGLGAVFMLRGAPEPPPEPAAQVDAPTDPAQEEPKADDSAEAEKAKLEADEAKLKADEAKLEVDEEKLKEAEKAEEEKKDEAKVASKPAAPTPAAPKPAAPKPAAPKPATPAPAPAKPAKPDFGY, via the coding sequence ATGGCACTCAGCGCTGGCGACATCATCGATGACAAGTACCGCATCGTCCGCTTGCTCGGCGAAGGCGGCATGGGCGCGGTGTACGAAGCGGAGAACACCCGCATCGCACGACGCGTCGCGATCAAGGTCTTGCTCGGCGATGCCGCCGAGCGTCCCGACGTCGTGCAGCGCTTCGAGCGCGAGGCACAAGCCGCTGGCCGCATCGGCTCGGATCACATCCTCGAGATCCTCGACTTCGGCAACTTGCCGAACGGCGACCGCTTCATGGTCATGGAGATGCTCGATGGTGAAGAGCTCTCGGCGCGCATCAAGCGCCAGGTGCTGACCCCCGAGCAAACCGTGCCGCTCTTTCTGCAGCTGCTCGACGGCCTCGAGGCTGCGCACAACGCAGGCATTGTCCATCGCGACCTGAAGCCGGATAACATCTTTATCCTCAAGGAAAAGGCGGGCAACAAGGACTTCGTCAAGATCATCGACTTCGGCATCTCGAAGTTCAACCAGCTGAACGACTCCGAACACAGCAAGACCAAGACCGGCATGCTGATGGGTACGCCGTACTACCTCTCGCCGGAGCAGGCGCGAGGCGCGGCGCGGTCCGATCCCCGCAGCGATATCTACTCTTGCGGCGTCATCCTGTATCAGTGCGTCACCGGGGTCGTGCCGTTCGACGCCGAGACGCTGAACGAGCTGCTGTTCGCCATCGTGTTGAGCCCACCGCGGAACATCGACGAAGTCGCGCCTCATCTGGACGCTGGCTTTCGCGCGATCATCCAGCGCTCGATGGCTCGTGAGCTCCACGAGCGCTTCCAGTCAGCCAAGGAGTTCCGCGACGCGCTCGAAGCGTGGGGCCAGGGTCGCGGCTTCGTGGCCGCCCCGATGCAAACCGCACCCGCAGACATGAGCGGACCGGTCGCGGCGGTGGGCATGATGACACCGCAGACTCCCAATCTCCCCATGGATACGCGGGCTAGCTGGAGTCAGTCCCAGGACATGGGCCAGGTGCCCAAGAAGAGCAACGCCGGCCTGTTCATCGGGCTAGGCGCCGCGGCGTTCCTCTTGCTCGGGGGTTTGGGGTTAGGTGCAGTGTTCATGCTGCGTGGTGCGCCAGAGCCGCCGCCTGAGCCCGCGGCTCAAGTCGACGCGCCAACGGACCCGGCACAAGAAGAGCCCAAAGCAGACGACAGCGCCGAGGCAGAAAAGGCCAAGCTCGAAGCCGACGAGGCCAAGCTGAAGGCAGACGAAGCCAAGCTCGAAGTCGACGAAGAGAAGCTGAAAGAGGCGGAGAAGGCCGAAGAAGAGAAGAAGGACGAAGCGAAGGTCGCCAGCAAGCCGGCCGCGCCGACTCCTGCAGCGCCGAAGCCAGCGGCTCCGAAGCCGGCCGCGCCGAAGCCGGCGACGCCAGCGCCGGCCCCCGCCAAACCAGCCAAGCCCGACTTCGGCTACTGA
- a CDS encoding tetratricopeptide repeat protein, which yields MRTGLALPLIASMVLTSVPVFAQPSADEVAGARSLAEQGFKAYKAEKWQEALDRFERAESLVHAPPHLLYAARASAKLGGYVKARELYNKILRETLAGNAPPAFKQAQKDAASEVAEVEKKIAYLTISVSGPKPGEADVKMDGAEVPKALVGVERPVDPGARKVTVSAPGFVPQEKEVTLAEAAHESISIELVADPNAVVPPPGGGEGGEGPGAGGGEGGSGASLSTQDMGGSSGLRLGAYIGFGVGVVGLALGTVFLLQAGSTQDDSDKLYDEGLCKFKTGFDSSKCTESNTLNEDAASQRTLSGISFGVGGAALVAGVVMFILSSGDSKSARNEPHVTPWVGLNSMGMSGSF from the coding sequence GTGCGAACGGGACTCGCGCTGCCGCTGATTGCGTCGATGGTGCTGACCTCGGTGCCGGTTTTTGCGCAGCCGTCGGCGGATGAAGTCGCTGGGGCTCGGTCCCTCGCCGAACAGGGGTTCAAGGCCTACAAGGCGGAGAAATGGCAGGAGGCGCTCGACCGCTTTGAGCGGGCAGAGTCGCTGGTCCACGCGCCGCCGCACTTGCTCTATGCAGCCCGCGCCAGCGCCAAGCTGGGTGGCTACGTAAAGGCGCGAGAACTCTACAACAAGATCCTCAGGGAGACGCTCGCTGGCAACGCCCCGCCCGCATTCAAGCAGGCACAGAAGGACGCTGCGTCGGAGGTGGCTGAGGTCGAAAAGAAGATTGCCTACCTCACCATCAGCGTCAGCGGGCCAAAGCCTGGCGAAGCCGATGTGAAGATGGACGGCGCCGAAGTGCCCAAGGCGCTGGTTGGCGTCGAGCGCCCCGTGGACCCAGGCGCGCGCAAGGTGACCGTCAGCGCCCCCGGCTTCGTTCCTCAAGAGAAGGAAGTGACCCTCGCCGAGGCGGCCCACGAGTCGATCTCCATCGAGCTCGTCGCGGATCCGAATGCCGTCGTGCCGCCGCCAGGCGGTGGCGAAGGCGGTGAAGGACCCGGAGCGGGCGGGGGTGAGGGGGGCAGTGGGGCGTCTTTGTCGACGCAGGACATGGGCGGCTCCTCGGGTCTTCGGCTCGGCGCCTACATCGGCTTTGGCGTTGGTGTGGTCGGGCTCGCGTTGGGCACGGTGTTCTTGCTTCAGGCCGGCAGCACCCAAGACGACTCGGACAAGCTCTACGATGAGGGGCTTTGTAAGTTCAAAACCGGGTTCGACTCCTCCAAGTGCACGGAGTCCAACACCTTGAACGAAGACGCCGCGTCTCAGCGCACGCTGTCGGGTATCTCGTTCGGCGTGGGTGGCGCGGCGCTCGTGGCGGGCGTCGTGATGTTCATCCTATCCAGCGGCGACTCGAAGTCGGCCCGCAATGAGCCCCACGTCACACCCTGGGTTGGGCTCAACTCGATGGGTATGAGCGGCAGCTTCTGA